A genomic region of Stenotrophomonas sp. NA06056 contains the following coding sequences:
- a CDS encoding nucleoside transporter C-terminal domain-containing protein, with protein sequence MVEGLGRIGFGLFGLAVLIGITWLFSNNKRAVDWKLVATGITLQIAFAALVILVPGGRDVFDALGQGFVKVLSFVNEGSSFIFGSLMDTKNYGFIFAFQVLPTIIFFSALMGVMYHLNVMQAIVRVMAWSITKVMRVSGAETTSVCASVFIGQTEAPLTVRPYIAKMTQSELLTMMIGGMAHIAGGVLAAYVGMLGGGDPVQQAFYAKHLLAASIMAAPATLVVAKLLIPETGTPLTRGTVKMEVEKTSSNIIDAAAAGAGDGLKLALNIGAMLLAFIALIALLNAPLTWFGEVTGLAAAIGKPTDLSTIFGYVLAPIAWVIGTPWADATTVGSLIGQKVVINEFVAYTELSRIVNGQVPGMSLSDEGRLIATYALCGFANFSSIAIQIGGIGGLAPERRHDLAKFGLRAVLGGTIATFMTATIAGVLTHFS encoded by the coding sequence ATGGTCGAAGGTTTGGGCAGGATCGGCTTCGGCCTGTTCGGTTTGGCGGTGCTGATCGGCATCACCTGGCTGTTTTCCAACAACAAGCGTGCGGTGGACTGGAAGCTGGTCGCCACCGGCATCACCCTGCAGATCGCATTTGCGGCACTGGTGATCCTGGTACCGGGCGGGCGCGACGTGTTCGATGCGCTGGGCCAGGGCTTCGTGAAGGTGCTGAGCTTCGTCAACGAGGGCTCAAGCTTCATCTTCGGCTCGTTGATGGACACCAAGAACTACGGCTTCATCTTCGCCTTCCAGGTGCTGCCGACGATCATCTTCTTCTCGGCGCTGATGGGGGTCATGTACCACCTCAATGTCATGCAGGCGATCGTGCGGGTGATGGCCTGGTCGATCACCAAGGTGATGCGCGTGTCCGGTGCGGAAACCACCAGCGTCTGCGCCAGCGTGTTCATCGGCCAGACCGAGGCACCGCTGACGGTGCGTCCGTACATCGCCAAGATGACCCAGTCCGAGCTGCTGACGATGATGATCGGCGGCATGGCGCACATCGCCGGCGGCGTGCTGGCGGCCTACGTGGGCATGCTCGGCGGCGGCGACCCGGTGCAGCAGGCGTTCTACGCCAAGCACCTGCTGGCAGCCAGCATCATGGCCGCGCCAGCCACCCTGGTCGTGGCCAAGCTGCTGATTCCGGAAACCGGCACCCCGCTCACCCGCGGCACGGTGAAGATGGAAGTGGAGAAGACCTCCAGCAACATCATCGACGCGGCCGCCGCCGGCGCCGGTGACGGCCTGAAGCTGGCGCTGAACATCGGCGCGATGCTGCTGGCCTTCATCGCCCTGATCGCGCTGCTCAATGCGCCGCTGACCTGGTTCGGCGAAGTCACCGGCCTGGCGGCGGCGATCGGCAAGCCGACCGACCTGTCGACCATCTTCGGCTACGTGCTGGCCCCGATCGCCTGGGTGATCGGCACCCCGTGGGCCGACGCCACCACCGTGGGTTCGCTGATCGGCCAGAAGGTCGTGATCAACGAGTTCGTCGCCTACACCGAACTGTCGCGTATCGTGAACGGCCAGGTGCCGGGCATGAGCCTGTCCGACGAAGGTCGCCTGATTGCCACCTACGCGCTGTGCGGCTTCGCCAATTTCAGCTCGATCGCGATCCAGATTGGCGGCATTGGCGGGTTGGCACCGGAACGACGCCATGACCTGGCCAAGTTCGGCCTGCGCGCGGTGCTGGGCGGTACCATCGCCACCTTCATGACGGCTACCATCGCCGGCGTGCTGACGCATTTCAGCTGA
- a CDS encoding ribokinase, with translation MSSSVVVVGSFNVDHVWRCESLPAPGATIAGRYSTGPGGKGFNQAVAACRAGADTSFLCALGDDAGGATARDLAAQDGFALIAEASSEPTGTAGIYVDARGRNTIVIGPGANAALGTDFVQQQQALLTGAKVVLAQLESPVQTIEAALAVAREAGVTTVLNTAPADAPSTIGLLKLADVITPNETEFASLLGRHVGERVDANDVAALDGASLHALCRKLVGNGTVVVTLGSVGVFVSHADEHLRGDTQPYYRVGAEQVQAIDTTGAGDAFNGALAASLAQVADAPFARHVRFANQFAGRSTEKEGAAAAMPRFTPADAEVK, from the coding sequence ATGAGCAGCAGTGTCGTTGTCGTCGGTTCCTTCAATGTCGATCACGTGTGGCGGTGCGAGTCGCTGCCGGCGCCGGGTGCGACCATTGCCGGCCGCTACAGCACCGGCCCGGGTGGCAAGGGCTTCAACCAGGCCGTGGCCGCCTGCCGTGCCGGCGCTGACACCAGCTTCCTGTGTGCGCTGGGTGACGACGCCGGTGGTGCCACCGCCCGTGACCTGGCCGCGCAGGATGGTTTCGCGCTGATCGCCGAAGCCAGCAGCGAACCGACCGGCACCGCCGGCATCTACGTTGATGCCCGTGGCCGCAACACCATCGTCATCGGTCCGGGTGCCAACGCGGCGCTGGGCACCGACTTCGTGCAGCAACAGCAGGCCCTGCTGACCGGTGCCAAGGTGGTGCTGGCGCAGCTGGAATCGCCGGTGCAGACCATCGAAGCGGCACTGGCCGTGGCCCGCGAGGCCGGTGTCACCACCGTGCTCAACACCGCCCCGGCCGATGCGCCCTCGACCATCGGCCTGCTCAAGCTGGCCGACGTGATCACCCCGAACGAGACCGAGTTCGCTTCCCTGCTCGGCCGTCATGTCGGTGAACGCGTTGATGCCAATGACGTCGCCGCGCTGGACGGTGCCAGCCTGCATGCGCTGTGCCGCAAGCTGGTCGGCAACGGCACCGTGGTGGTCACGCTGGGTTCGGTGGGCGTGTTCGTGTCGCACGCCGACGAACACCTGCGTGGCGACACCCAGCCGTACTACCGCGTGGGTGCCGAGCAGGTGCAGGCGATCGACACCACCGGTGCCGGTGATGCCTTCAACGGTGCGCTGGCTGCATCGCTGGCGCAGGTGGCCGATGCCCCGTTCGCCCGCCACGTGCGCTTCGCCAACCAGTTCGCCGGTCGCTCCACCGAGAAGGAAGGCGCCGCCGCCGCGATGCCGCGCTTCACCCCGGCCGATGCGGAAGTGAAATAA
- the dusB gene encoding tRNA dihydrouridine synthase DusB, producing the protein MQIGPYSIAPNVVLAPMAGVTDKPFRLLCKRLGAGLAASEMTISDPRFWNTRKSIHRMDHDGEPAPISVQIAGTEPQQLAEAARYNVDHGAQIIDINMGCPAKKVCNAWAGSALMRDEQLVARILEAVVNAVDVPVTLKIRTGWDCDHRNGPVIARIAEASGIAALAVHGRTRDQHYTGQAEYATIGEIKAALRIPVIANGDIDSPQKAAFVLKQTGVDAVMIGRSAQGRPWIFREVAHYLATGQELPPPSLAEVRDILLGHLHALHDFYGEPQGVRIARKHLGWYAKDRPENAAFRAVVNRAEDPASQIALTTDYFDRLIAGEPAMSSAA; encoded by the coding sequence ATGCAGATCGGCCCGTACTCCATTGCCCCCAACGTCGTGCTGGCGCCCATGGCCGGTGTCACCGACAAGCCCTTCCGCCTGCTGTGCAAACGGCTGGGCGCAGGCCTGGCCGCCTCGGAAATGACGATCAGCGACCCGCGCTTCTGGAACACGCGCAAGTCGATCCATCGCATGGACCATGACGGCGAGCCGGCACCGATCAGCGTGCAGATCGCAGGCACCGAGCCGCAGCAGCTGGCCGAGGCCGCGCGCTACAACGTCGACCATGGCGCGCAGATCATCGACATCAACATGGGCTGCCCGGCCAAGAAGGTGTGCAACGCCTGGGCCGGCTCGGCGCTGATGCGCGATGAACAGCTGGTGGCGCGCATCCTTGAAGCGGTGGTCAACGCGGTGGACGTGCCGGTCACCCTGAAGATCCGCACCGGCTGGGACTGCGACCATCGCAATGGTCCGGTGATCGCCCGCATCGCCGAGGCCAGCGGCATCGCCGCACTGGCCGTGCATGGCCGCACCCGCGACCAGCACTACACCGGCCAGGCCGAGTACGCCACGATCGGCGAGATCAAGGCCGCACTGCGCATTCCGGTAATCGCCAACGGCGATATCGATTCACCGCAGAAGGCTGCGTTCGTACTGAAGCAGACCGGCGTGGACGCGGTAATGATCGGCCGCTCCGCACAGGGCCGGCCGTGGATCTTCCGCGAGGTGGCGCATTACCTGGCCACCGGCCAGGAACTGCCGCCGCCGTCACTGGCCGAAGTGCGCGACATCCTGCTCGGCCATCTGCACGCGCTGCATGATTTCTACGGCGAACCGCAGGGCGTGCGCATCGCGCGCAAGCACCTGGGCTGGTACGCCAAGGACCGGCCGGAGAATGCCGCGTTCCGCGCGGTGGTCAACCGTGCTGAAGATCCGGCCAGCCAGATCGCGCTGACCACCGATTATTTCGACCGCCTGATCGCTGGGGAACCGGCGATGTCTTCTGCTGCCTGA
- a CDS encoding class I SAM-dependent methyltransferase: MTPPISSPTYLHGFSGTEQQRLMTQARLLESSIFGQIDYSGAKRLLEVGSGVGAQTEILLRRFPELHVTGVDLSETQLETARENLARTPWCSDRYTLQQADAGELPFEARTFDAAFLCWVLEHVPSPARVLSEVRRVLAPGSPVYITEVMNASFLLDPYSPHIWRYWMAFNDFQYDHGGDPFVGAKLGNLLLAGGFRDVHTEIKTIHLDNREPARRKTMIAFWEQLLLSAADQLLQAGTVDEETVEGMRREFRLVQNDPNAVFFYSFVQGRATVY; this comes from the coding sequence ATGACCCCGCCGATTTCTTCCCCGACCTACCTGCACGGGTTCTCCGGCACCGAGCAGCAGCGCCTGATGACCCAGGCGCGCCTGCTGGAATCGAGCATCTTCGGCCAGATCGATTACAGCGGCGCAAAGCGCCTGCTGGAAGTCGGCAGCGGCGTGGGTGCACAGACCGAGATCCTGCTGCGCCGCTTCCCCGAGCTGCACGTGACGGGTGTGGACCTGAGCGAGACCCAGCTGGAAACGGCGCGGGAGAATCTGGCGCGCACGCCGTGGTGCAGCGACCGTTACACGCTGCAGCAGGCCGATGCCGGCGAACTGCCGTTCGAGGCGCGCACCTTCGATGCGGCCTTCCTGTGCTGGGTGCTGGAACACGTGCCCTCGCCCGCGCGCGTGCTGAGTGAAGTGCGCCGCGTGCTGGCCCCGGGCTCGCCGGTCTACATCACCGAGGTGATGAATGCTTCGTTCCTGCTTGATCCGTATTCGCCGCACATCTGGCGCTACTGGATGGCCTTCAATGATTTCCAGTACGACCACGGCGGTGATCCGTTCGTCGGCGCCAAGCTCGGCAACCTGCTGCTGGCCGGCGGCTTCCGCGACGTGCACACCGAGATCAAGACCATCCACCTGGACAACCGTGAACCGGCGCGTCGCAAGACGATGATCGCGTTCTGGGAACAGCTGCTGCTTTCGGCGGCCGATCAGCTGCTGCAGGCCGGCACGGTGGACGAAGAAACCGTTGAAGGCATGCGCCGCGAGTTCCGGCTGGTGCAGAACGATCCGAACGCGGTGTTCTTCTATTCGTTCGTGCAGGGCCGCGCGACGGTGTATTGA
- a CDS encoding metal-dependent hydrolase — MDSLTQIVLGGAVAAAIAPPGHRRAALLAGAALGTLPDLDALWLGFAAADPVANMTDHRSFSHSLLVLPWVAALIWWLFKRFGKGRVAQSPVRWFWAIQLALVTHPVLDAFTVYGTQLWWPLQPHPAMGSSVFIIDPAYTVWLLLGCVLAWFGRARPWAGKVLGVALLLSSAYLGWGLIAKGQVDRAAQQSLAAMGLGDAPRFSVPMPFNTLLWRVVAMTPNGYVVGDRSLVADHAPMRFEGHPSNVQALREAAGIPAVQRLQWFNRGFMRAQVVDGKLVLSDLRMGLEPDYTFNFAVAEQVDGQWRAIVPEQLRVDYSSPAARADAGRRLSAMWQRIWRAPE; from the coding sequence ATGGACTCATTGACCCAGATCGTTCTCGGCGGCGCCGTCGCTGCCGCCATCGCCCCGCCCGGACACCGACGTGCCGCTCTGCTGGCCGGTGCCGCGCTCGGCACCCTGCCGGACCTGGATGCCCTGTGGCTCGGCTTTGCCGCCGCCGATCCGGTGGCGAACATGACCGACCACCGCAGTTTCAGCCATTCGCTGCTGGTGCTGCCGTGGGTGGCCGCGCTGATCTGGTGGCTGTTCAAGCGCTTCGGCAAGGGCCGGGTGGCGCAATCTCCGGTGCGCTGGTTCTGGGCGATCCAGCTGGCGCTGGTCACCCATCCGGTGCTGGATGCATTCACCGTCTATGGCACGCAGCTGTGGTGGCCGTTGCAGCCGCATCCGGCGATGGGCTCGAGTGTCTTCATCATCGATCCCGCCTACACGGTGTGGTTGCTGCTGGGCTGCGTGCTGGCCTGGTTTGGTCGCGCGCGGCCGTGGGCGGGCAAGGTGCTCGGCGTTGCTTTGCTGCTCAGCAGTGCGTACCTGGGCTGGGGGCTGATCGCCAAGGGACAGGTTGATCGTGCCGCGCAGCAGAGCCTGGCGGCGATGGGCCTGGGCGACGCGCCGCGGTTCTCGGTGCCGATGCCGTTCAATACCCTGCTGTGGCGAGTCGTCGCGATGACCCCCAACGGCTACGTGGTGGGTGACCGCTCGCTGGTGGCCGACCATGCGCCGATGCGTTTCGAGGGGCATCCGTCCAACGTGCAGGCATTGCGCGAAGCCGCGGGAATTCCTGCAGTGCAGCGCCTGCAGTGGTTCAACCGTGGCTTCATGCGCGCGCAGGTGGTGGACGGCAAGCTGGTGCTGAGCGACTTGCGCATGGGCCTGGAGCCGGACTACACCTTCAACTTCGCGGTGGCAGAGCAGGTTGACGGCCAGTGGCGTGCGATCGTGCCCGAGCAGCTGCGGGTGGACTACAGCAGCCCGGCCGCGCGTGCCGATGCCGGTCGCCGGTTGTCGGCGATGTGGCAGCGTATCTGGCGCGCACCCGAGTAG
- a CDS encoding UDP-2,3-diacylglucosamine diphosphatase, with protein sequence MSTLANLAPHRRAVFVSDVHLGSRHCHATELARFLGTLRCERLYLVGDIIDLWWMAHRRANWRQSHSEVILALHALRRAGTEIIYIPGNHDASLRQVCGLMLPAMQVRRRAIHTTADGRRLLVAHGDDYDGVTHFGGLQERFGDWLYYRILTGNHLLNAVRRRLGMRYWSLSEFLKRQSGAAERYIERFVQAGLDDVRRRGLDGIVCGHIHRAALIERDGLVYANDGDWVESLTALAEDHDGALRLLDHNGQTLVELPGARLSQAA encoded by the coding sequence GTGAGCACGCTGGCGAACCTGGCACCGCATCGTCGCGCCGTGTTCGTCTCCGATGTGCATCTGGGGTCGCGGCATTGCCATGCCACCGAGCTGGCGCGTTTCCTCGGCACCCTGCGCTGCGAGCGCCTGTATCTGGTCGGCGACATCATCGACCTGTGGTGGATGGCACACCGGCGCGCCAACTGGCGGCAGTCGCACAGCGAGGTCATCCTGGCCCTGCATGCGCTGCGCCGCGCCGGTACCGAGATCATCTACATCCCCGGCAACCACGACGCCTCGCTGCGCCAGGTGTGCGGCCTGATGCTGCCGGCGATGCAGGTGCGCCGCCGCGCGATCCACACCACGGCCGATGGCCGCCGGCTGCTGGTGGCGCATGGCGACGACTATGACGGTGTCACCCACTTCGGCGGCCTGCAGGAGCGCTTTGGTGACTGGCTGTACTACCGCATCCTCACCGGCAACCATCTGTTGAACGCGGTGCGGCGTCGACTCGGGATGCGCTACTGGTCGTTGTCGGAATTCCTGAAACGCCAGAGCGGTGCGGCCGAACGCTACATCGAACGCTTCGTGCAGGCCGGTCTGGACGATGTTCGCCGTCGCGGCCTGGATGGCATCGTCTGTGGACACATCCACCGCGCGGCGCTGATCGAACGAGACGGTCTGGTCTACGCCAATGATGGCGACTGGGTGGAAAGCCTGACCGCGTTGGCCGAGGATCACGACGGCGCATTGCGGCTGCTGGACCACAACGGGCAGACACTGGTGGAGCTGCCCGGGGCGCGGTTGTCGCAGGCGGCGTAA
- a CDS encoding lysophospholipid acyltransferase family protein, whose translation MQELEQRLQQRYPDWFHGRRGQLARPLLRSVGRWSRLDRIEAFLRSNANVRGFDFVAAGLEFIEGRYQVDPAALARIPASGRLLIVANHPSGALDALALLDAVGRIRRDVRIVANDLLGAIGPLQDLLLPVRILGGKVQRSSLQAVEQALAAEQCVIVFPAGEVSRLSLLGIRDGRWQRGFVRFARAAGAPVLPVRVEGRNSALFYGASTLFKPAGTALLAREMFARRGRPLRLRIGEPMQLGQGDPGAQLLAVRRAVYALGRTTPVAEGCPAGPEPLAAPVPPAQVAAGIAAATVLGQTADGKQILLASCAADSPLLHELGRLRELTFRQVGEGTGRSRDLDDFDLQYQHIVIWDGAAQRIAGAYRIMRGAQGLARRGLAGLYSASLFRYSDDAIPRIAEGLELGRSFVVPEYWGSRSLDYLWQGIGAYLQCQPGIRYLFGAVSISAALPRDAREQLVAYYQRYYGAADGRVQSNRPFQYFAAPPCFGELDAAAAFDVLKANLAALGTGVPTLYRQYTDLCEPGGARFLAFGVDPDFSDSIDGLIEVDLHAIRPHKRKRYLRDTGMPA comes from the coding sequence ATGCAGGAACTCGAACAGCGTCTGCAGCAACGCTATCCCGACTGGTTCCATGGGCGTCGCGGCCAACTGGCCCGGCCCCTGCTGCGCAGCGTGGGGCGCTGGTCGCGGCTGGATCGGATCGAGGCGTTCCTGCGCAGCAACGCCAACGTGCGCGGCTTCGACTTCGTCGCCGCCGGACTGGAGTTCATCGAGGGGCGCTACCAGGTGGACCCCGCCGCGCTGGCGCGGATCCCGGCCAGCGGCCGCCTGTTGATCGTGGCCAACCATCCTTCCGGAGCGCTGGATGCCTTGGCCCTGCTGGATGCCGTCGGCCGCATCCGCCGTGACGTGCGCATCGTGGCCAATGATCTGCTGGGCGCGATCGGGCCGCTGCAGGACCTGCTGCTGCCGGTACGCATCCTCGGTGGCAAGGTGCAGCGCAGCAGCCTGCAGGCGGTGGAGCAGGCGCTGGCGGCCGAGCAGTGCGTGATCGTATTCCCGGCCGGCGAGGTCTCGCGGTTGTCGCTGCTCGGCATCCGCGATGGCCGTTGGCAGCGGGGGTTTGTCCGCTTTGCCCGTGCTGCCGGCGCACCGGTACTGCCGGTGCGGGTTGAAGGGCGCAACTCCGCGCTGTTCTACGGCGCTTCGACCCTGTTCAAGCCGGCCGGTACGGCACTGTTGGCACGCGAGATGTTTGCCCGTCGTGGCCGGCCGCTGCGGCTGCGCATCGGCGAACCGATGCAGTTGGGGCAGGGTGACCCCGGCGCGCAGCTGCTGGCGGTGCGCCGCGCGGTCTATGCGCTTGGGCGCACAACGCCGGTTGCCGAAGGCTGCCCCGCAGGGCCCGAGCCGCTGGCCGCGCCGGTGCCGCCTGCTCAGGTCGCCGCTGGGATTGCCGCCGCCACCGTGCTGGGGCAGACCGCCGATGGCAAACAGATCCTGCTGGCCAGCTGCGCGGCTGATTCGCCGCTGCTGCATGAGCTGGGGCGGCTGCGCGAGCTGACCTTCCGCCAGGTGGGCGAGGGCACCGGGCGCAGCCGCGACCTGGACGACTTCGACCTGCAGTACCAGCACATCGTGATCTGGGACGGCGCCGCCCAGCGCATCGCCGGTGCCTACCGGATCATGCGTGGCGCGCAGGGGTTGGCGCGTCGGGGCCTGGCCGGGCTCTACAGCGCTTCGCTGTTCCGCTATTCCGACGATGCCATTCCACGTATTGCCGAAGGGCTGGAGCTGGGCCGCAGCTTCGTGGTGCCCGAATACTGGGGCAGCCGCAGCCTGGATTACCTGTGGCAGGGGATCGGCGCGTATCTGCAGTGCCAGCCTGGCATCCGCTATCTGTTCGGTGCGGTGTCGATCAGTGCGGCCTTGCCCCGCGACGCGCGCGAGCAGCTGGTGGCCTATTACCAGCGTTACTACGGCGCGGCCGATGGGCGCGTGCAATCAAACCGGCCATTCCAGTACTTCGCCGCGCCACCGTGCTTCGGCGAACTGGATGCGGCCGCTGCCTTCGACGTGCTCAAAGCCAATCTCGCCGCGCTTGGCACGGGTGTACCCACCTTGTACCGGCAGTACACCGACCTGTGCGAACCCGGTGGTGCACGGTTCCTGGCGTTCGGCGTCGACCCGGATTTCAGCGACTCGATCGACGGCCTGATCGAAGTCGACCTGCACGCGATCCGGCCACACAAGCGCAAACGCTACCTGCGCGATACGGGGATGCCGGCGTGA
- the metK gene encoding methionine adenosyltransferase has translation MSSYLFTSESVSEGHPDKVADQISDAVLDAILTQDQRARVACETMVKTGVAIVAGEITTSAWIDLEALTRKVIVDIGYDSSDVGFDGATCGVLNLIGKQSPHIAQGVDRKKPEEMGAGDQGLMFGYATNETDSYMPAAIHLSHRLVEQQAKIRKKRNSPLSWLRPDAKSQVTLRYENGVVSAIDAVVLSTQHAPGIKQKDLIEAVREEIIKPVLPAKWLHKGTKFHINPTGKFEIGGPVGDCGLTGRKIIVDTYGGWARHGGGAFSGKDPSKVDRSAAYAARYVAKNVVAAGLADRCEVQVSYAIGVAEPTSISVTTFGTGKISDDKIEKLIRKHFDLRPYGIIKMLDLIHPMYQQTAAYGHFGRKPKEFSYVNGEGETVNATAFSWEKTDRAAALRADAKLK, from the coding sequence ATGTCCAGCTACCTCTTCACCTCCGAGTCGGTCTCTGAAGGCCATCCGGACAAGGTTGCCGACCAGATCTCCGATGCGGTGCTGGACGCGATCCTGACCCAGGACCAGCGCGCCCGCGTGGCCTGCGAGACCATGGTCAAGACCGGCGTTGCCATCGTTGCCGGCGAGATCACCACCAGCGCCTGGATCGACCTGGAAGCGCTGACCCGCAAGGTCATCGTGGACATCGGCTATGACAGCTCCGACGTCGGCTTCGACGGCGCCACCTGTGGCGTGCTGAACCTGATTGGCAAGCAGTCCCCGCACATCGCCCAGGGCGTTGACCGCAAGAAGCCGGAAGAAATGGGCGCTGGCGATCAGGGCCTGATGTTCGGCTATGCCACCAACGAAACCGACAGCTACATGCCGGCGGCGATCCACCTGTCGCACCGCCTGGTCGAGCAGCAGGCCAAGATCCGCAAGAAGCGCAACTCGCCGCTGTCCTGGCTGCGTCCGGACGCCAAGAGCCAGGTCACCCTGCGCTATGAAAACGGCGTGGTCTCGGCCATCGACGCCGTGGTCCTGTCGACCCAGCACGCCCCGGGCATCAAGCAGAAGGACCTGATCGAGGCCGTCCGCGAAGAGATCATCAAGCCGGTGCTGCCGGCCAAGTGGCTGCACAAGGGCACCAAGTTCCACATCAACCCGACCGGCAAGTTCGAGATCGGCGGCCCGGTGGGCGACTGCGGCCTGACCGGCCGCAAGATCATCGTCGACACCTACGGCGGCTGGGCCCGTCACGGTGGTGGTGCGTTCTCCGGCAAGGACCCGTCCAAGGTCGACCGTTCGGCGGCCTACGCTGCCCGCTACGTCGCCAAGAACGTGGTTGCCGCCGGCCTGGCCGACCGTTGCGAAGTGCAGGTCTCCTACGCCATCGGCGTGGCTGAGCCGACCTCGATCTCGGTCACCACCTTCGGCACCGGCAAGATCAGCGACGACAAGATCGAGAAGCTGATCCGCAAGCACTTCGACCTGCGCCCGTACGGCATCATCAAGATGCTGGACCTGATCCACCCGATGTACCAGCAGACCGCAGCCTACGGCCACTTCGGCCGCAAGCCGAAGGAGTTCAGCTACGTCAACGGCGAAGGCGAGACCGTCAACGCCACGGCCTTCTCCTGGGAGAAGACCGATCGCGCCGCCGCCCTGCGCGCCGATGCGAAGCTGAAATAA